A stretch of DNA from Telopea speciosissima isolate NSW1024214 ecotype Mountain lineage chromosome 5, Tspe_v1, whole genome shotgun sequence:
CTGTTGCCATTCCCACCTTTGATATCAAGCAACTCCAGCCCATCATCTTCTCCAGCTAtgaggtctctctctctctctctctctctctgggtttTAAAACACTGAATCGGTCGTTGGCAATTCTGATCCGGTTTGGATCAGAACCGGCCTGAATCGGTGTTTAAGAACTGTAGAATCGGTTCTCATATCCAAAAACAaggaatttttagggtttttgaatgTTAATCAGCTTTGTCGGATCGATGGAAATTGAGATCAATCATGACCGATTCTAATCCGAATCGGCTGATTCTAGATTCTTGAAACATTACCTAGATCCACTATATAAGAAAAAGTATAACAAACAAGTAGGTTTAAGTGCAAAACAAGGTCAAActttcttgttttgttatacTTTTTCTTATTTAATAGATCTAGGAAATTGTTCCTTCTTAAAACCCTATTCATACCCTCATGCAcgcatacacacacacacaaagcaaAAGAAATTAGTATATACcacaagggagaaagaacaccaccCGGTTGTGCAGTGCACGCCGCCCCTGTGTTTACCCTGCCCGTTACACCCcctagaaaaatagaaattgtCAGGGTTACAGCGATCATTTCACACAcccctatgtctaggcacaaggGCAATGTGCTGTGCACGACCGGGTgccgttctctttcccatactGCAATTATTTGATTTGTTATAGACTGTTGTTAGCTATGCTAGGTTATGGACATAAACAATATACTCTCACTTatacaaatttttatttttctcattcaGGTTAGCCGTGATCCAACAATGAATGCTCAACTTTCAGACATATGTATTGGCACCTCTGCAGCCCCAACATACCTTCCAACCTATTACTTCAAAAATGAAGATAAAGAAGGGAATCTAAGAGAATTCCACCTCACTGATGGTGGTGTAGCAGCTAATAATCCGGTAATTTTTATGACTGAAGTTAATCACAATGATTAGCATTTGAAACATAAATTACATAAGCTAATGGATTTTCACCCACATGTTCTAGACCCTGGTAGCAATTGGGGAAGTCACCAAACAGGTCTTCAAGAAAAATCAAGATTTTCCTATCACACCCATGGACTATGGTCGATATCTAGTCATCTCAATAGGAACCGGAGCAGCTAAGATAGCACAAAAATACACTGCTAGTAAAGCAGCCAAATGGGGAGCCATTAATTGGATAATTGATGAAGGTTCTACTCCAATAGTGGATGTGTTTAGCCAAGCAAGTGCAGACATGGTTGATCTTCATCTTGGTGTCATCTTTCAAGCTTTGCATTCTGAAGATAATTACCTAAGAATTCAGGTATAATTGAACTGATGacactattttttttatgttataattGAAGGAAATAACTGTAGGGAGGGGTACTGGACTTACCTTCAATAGGATCGAAAGGCTTGCCTGATGTCCAATTCCAGCTCTTGTCCCATTTACGGCGGAGACGGTGGCGCCGACGGTGCCTAGCTGCTTCTAGTTTCTGGGTTTTGTTCTAATGGCTGCTCTGATAGAGAGTAATGCCTTCATCACCCGAAAATAGGAACCTTAGCACACTTAAATAATCTATCTGATACCCCCTCCCATCAAGGTGGTTATCAGATAACTATTCACCAAAACACTACTGCTTATACTGACGTAGTATAGTTGGCCTCATCTACTTACAATAATCTTATTTGCAACCTGTTAAGTATTTTgatcgatacgccaaaagctccaaagTTGATAGAACGCATTAAATTAAGTCATTTAACAtatctcatactaggctgaCTCAATCTAGTGTTAtcggtgaagcctgatctcaattCTAATCCACAAAGTGCTATGGTGATTCTTTGGCGGGCTGTTTCACACCTTCAAAACCCACCAGAATGgccaaaaagtgcatacatcaGTGCCATAAGCATTGTTTCCTGTAGAGCTCATCAAGAGTTTCGATTTAACATGTATTTCGCCCTATTTTGGTTTggaccggaccgggtgggttttGGGGACAGTTCTGTATCTTTTAAttgggattagggttttcttatatattgtagttatctctttgagagatgtgagaGGGGATTTGCATCTGCTTCACAAAAATAGTGGATTCGTACTATTGCTCTATTGTGGATGTAacttccttcttggggatgaaccacgtaaattattgttttgtgttttttgtgaTTTGTCTTATCGCCATTTTGCtgcgttgtttttctaacatcTAGCGCCCATATAATTATCATACTTTGAATTATGATAATTTTGTATGTAAAGTCATGCTTCCATGAATTATTATTGACAATATATGCCCTTCCAATGGAAATTATTCAGGATGATACGTTAACTGGTACTGTATCTTCAGTTGATATTGCTACCAAAGAAAACTTGAACAATCTTGTCAAGGTCGGTGAAGAGTTACTGAAGAAACCACTTTCAAGGGTAAACCCAGAGACTGGCCTCACTGAACCTGTTAAAACTGGTGTCACCAATGCTGATGCTCTTAAGAAGTAAGGCAtactttaatttttcttttcttttttcttaattttgtcTTTGTAGAGCTTATATACTGTGATTGGTGCTCATATCTTGTTATGGTATTAATATTAATTGATTATTTTCTTTGTTATGAACAGGTTTGCAGAATTACTTTCAAAGGAAAGGAAACTTCGTGAGCAAAATCACCCCacatgaaaatttttaattaatgtgAAGCAATTTATTTATGATTTCATTACCGGAAAATATTAGGCTCTGTAGCTAGATGTGAAAGCTTAATTAGTTATGGGTTGGATTTTGTTGTAGTATCAGTTCCTCATAGTTTTTgtgatttattttttggtgtacCTTATTGTCacttgtcaccaaagtggtgaattaagaagttgtaaccatATTTTAATTGCGTAAAAAGATCTTTCATGGTTAAAAGTTAAAAGCATGTAAGGGCATTAatatggatgaaattttttatttcaggagGGGTGAGTGTTATTTTCGAATGCAGGATGCCAGGAACCACACGACCATGgagcattctttttccttaaaagaaCAACTAAATCCAATATAAAAAGGGGACAATTAGTCTCACTCCTTATGctccttatctcttcttcccCCTTGGTATTTTAAAATCTCTAAATTACCCTTGGTCGTACCCTCCCCTCTCTTCTCATATTCCCGTCCCAACAGCCCAATGCAATCCCTCCATCACCTTCTCTACCCTCTGCATCTCCCTCATGCATCTGCATGCTCCTCCAGCCTCTCCCCATCATGGTAcgtaatctcggatcggatcTGCCAAAATCGTTCGTATCGGATTGGTATTAGTGGATCGCTCCTTGGATCAGTCTACCCGGTCAGATCGTACGAATTTCAAGATCGAATCGGTCAATTCTAAAATGGTTCGTACTAATTAATTCTAAAATGGCTTGTAATCTCgggatcggattggtatcgacCATGATTCTTCAATTTACTTTTAGTTTTCATAAATTTTTAAATCCTAGTTTTTGGCCACTTTTCACCGATCTAGATTGACATTGCATCGATATCGGCCTTGACCGATgtcgagattacgaaccatgttCCCCATCTCATCCCTTTCacaatcccaatcccaatcccaatcccaacccccaccccttaTTTGCTGACTCTGAAGGCTAGATGTCCTCTGACTATGGAAGAGCAAACGATCCATTTGATTGACCCAGAAATGCCTCAATCTACCTTTAGGGCTTCCAGAAATAAGGAAGCAAGACGCCTTTTCCCAGGGTTTCAAAACTCAGAATCGATTACTGAATCGGCCAACGCTGATTATTGATTTGAATCAGCTTGGATTGGAAAGAATCGGCGGGAATTGGTGTGAATCGATTGGATCAGTAAGTGCCGACTCAACTAATCAAATTCCGATTTTTGAAACTATGCCTTGTACTTCCATTTTCTTATACATCCATTGCCAGTTCTCTGGTGTAACATCGCCCCCAAGTGAACGCATCCCGGACCGCCCAGTGTAGGAGCCCACTCTGCAGCAGTCCTCAAGAGAAAGCCCTTTCTCCAATCCATATAAGAGCCCATGTGGGAAGGAGAAACAAAAGGTGAGGCAGTGGTTGCTGAGAGGGGTGGGGGGCGGGGATTGTGAAAGAGATGTGAGGTGAACAAGTaggtgatctaagaagttgtaatctaactcttttttttttaatcatacaTTATTTAAtaggtgcatcttgttgtcaccaagtgGCTCTTATGCTTAGACCCAAGAACACGTGAAAGTACTACCTTGCCCCCAATAACATAAAAAttcacatctatgttgatgcctttATGAATCGCCACCGTCTATGAATCTCAATGACCAAAAATTGGCAATTAACGCAAGAAAGAGCTATAGAATACGTGTAAGCTCTCATTGGTCTCTGCATTGATGCAGCCGTTACACGACCAGataacgatctcttgcccttaaatTTTTTGTCAACATTCTCTTTATAGAGCTTATATAATGTGGTTGATGATCATCTcattatattattaaatattaatttgTTACTAATAGGTTTGTGGAATTGCTttcaaaaagacaaaaagaaataaaacaaaacttcAGGAGGAAGATCCCCACAAGAAAGTACGAAGAATTAATTTGTTATTCTCATTGGGGCAAAAAATTTCATTGTTACTAATTTGTTTTTGCTCTGTCAGAACTTTCTCACAgcacaaaatttgaaaaaaaggtCTCTACTTGTAATATATGAATATTATAATAAATGGGCCGGTCCTATAATATactaatatataaatattaaatGGAAAAAAGATCACTACTTGGTGGCCGACCAAGTGAAGATCTTTTGCCCATATATATTACAAGGCCCAACTATTATATATTACAAGACCCATATGTTATATATGAGAACCCAGTCCATTAATTACTTAGGATCAATCAGGGCCGGGCCGACCCTATCAAGGACAATCAGGGCTGTGCCCTCTTGGCTAAATCTTGGTAGGGTCGGGCTGGACTTGGGCAACTTTAAGAGccctagggttgggctggggggCAAGCCCGGCCCAGCCTGGCCCGTTGATACCCGGATTGGTAAAGGGGAGGATCCTATGCTTGATCAATGCAACCCCAAATTTGCACAAGGGTATCAGAGAAATGAGCCCATGAACCCATCTATGGACTGGTATTCGAGGCCCGATTACCCAAATGGGCAAAAAGTGCAATAccttaaattggtggggacTAATTAGGCCCGATCGAAACTGACCGGATCCAAttagttgacacccctacactGATGatggatcattatcctctcaagttccctacctggtatagttgtccggttcctctcatagggggcggaAATGTCGACCTAACCCCCTAACCCACTACCCGAACATACTGCCCAGGTGTGATTAGGTTGTTATTTttgcccccctatgagaggaaccggacaactGCACGGGGCAAGAACCtgacaggaaaaaaattccaatgCAGATGATAGTATTCaacttgtggtttttttttgttttatgagtatctctctccagtctccacatcaaggttcaaaatccaggtatggACTCGGGATCGGTCATGGCCGAAACTTTTTCGGATCAGGATTGGATCGGTCCAAAACCCtcccaaaatcatttttttatggtttgggtcatgtatcggccagagttggtgggtgttgtgatctTGGGATCGGATCAGCCGATATTATCTAGATCGGATCGGTCAGTATCGGTTGGTATCGGTCAGtatcggtcaagataatataaaaaattaaaaaaaaaactttaacactttgaaaaaataaaaaaatattcaattgaATCGGTCAATGATCGGATTGGATCAGCCGATCCAACCGAGTTGGGCGATCCAATCAACGATTTagtcaaaccttgttgtattGGTCAAATCTTGGGATCGGCCTTGgccaataccgatccgatccgatacctcaaaccatgcgtCCATGCTCCACATCCCCAAATTGCGCCCCAACCGAGTGGAGTCCTGGTTTCGCCCTGTATTTCTTCTtgttagagataaggataatctCTTCTCCTTATCAACTATCCAGAAGAGTCCCACGGCTTAATGGATAAGAGCACCACCACGCACAAAGGATTATCACCTAATCCTGAAGAGCTCAACCGATCAAAGGATAAGAGCATCACAGATGTTATCCCTACTTCAACGTACAAGGCTGCTGCAGTTGTTGAGTTTAAATCAAACTCCTCCAAGCCCAAGGATCATGACCAAGTTCATCCTAACTATAAGACCTGCTG
This window harbors:
- the LOC122662388 gene encoding patatin-like protein 2, with the protein product MEKKPSPLLQIQPPTFGNQITILSIDGGGIRGIIPATILEFLESKLQELDGEEVRLADYFDVIAGTSTGGLVTAMLTAPDGNNRPLFAAKDIKPFYLENCPKIFPQQSGPFSCIAKLFKTVTGPKYDGQYLHKLIKEKLGRKRLNQTLTSVAIPTFDIKQLQPIIFSSYEVSRDPTMNAQLSDICIGTSAAPTYLPTYYFKNEDKEGNLREFHLTDGGVAANNPTLVAIGEVTKQVFKKNQDFPITPMDYGRYLVISIGTGAAKIAQKYTASKAAKWGAINWIIDEGSTPIVDVFSQASADMVDLHLGVIFQALHSEDNYLRIQDDTLTGTVSSVDIATKENLNNLVKVGEELLKKPLSRVNPETGLTEPVKTGVTNADALKKFAELLSKERKLREQNHPT